ATGGGGACCGGATGGGTTCTCGGAATTTCTCGAAAAGCTGCGGGCTCCCTACAGGGAGTGGGTAAGGCCAGAGCTCGTGGAAATCCATGAGATAGGAAAAAAGAAACAGAGAATCGGCGACCTTGAGATAAAGACATTCAAAACCGTTCACACTGAAAACAGCATTGGCTATGTTGTACGCTGCGGCGGAAAGAAAATCGTCTACACGGGAGACACGGGTTATTTCCCCGGACTTCGCAAGGTGGCTTCGGGGGCGGACATATTCGTTACGGAATGCGCGCTTCCGGATTCAGAGAAAATGGCCGTTCACATGACCCCTTCAGACATAGCGGAGATTCTTCGGGAAAGAAATCCCAAAAAAATTGTCCTCTCGCATCTTTACCCTTCAATGGACGGAAGAGATCTTCGGAAAGAAATAGAAGCGCTTTCGGGAAACAGAGAAACGGAGATAATAGTCGCCGAAGACTTTATGGAAATCGTTGCATAAGGAAATCAATATTTTATCTAATCCCTCTTTCCGGCAACGGCGCAGTTTACTTCCTCTATAAGATTCTCCGCAACCTCAAGGCTGTTTTCCG
This is a stretch of genomic DNA from Candidatus Dadabacteria bacterium. It encodes these proteins:
- a CDS encoding ribonuclease Z, yielding MVKLTVLGSGTCVPHEKRGSSGYLLSTDADFSLFDCGNGTVWKLEKIGVDYLGIGNVFITHFHPDHTSDLIPLLFATRHPYGKKREETLGIWGPDGFSEFLEKLRAPYREWVRPELVEIHEIGKKKQRIGDLEIKTFKTVHTENSIGYVVRCGGKKIVYTGDTGYFPGLRKVASGADIFVTECALPDSEKMAVHMTPSDIAEILRERNPKKIVLSHLYPSMDGRDLRKEIEALSGNRETEIIVAEDFMEIVA